The Rhizobium brockwellii genome window below encodes:
- the uxuA gene encoding mannonate dehydratase, protein MRQGWRWFGPQAPVTLDEVRQTGATNIVSSLHQVPIGRAWTEKEVRERQSLIEATPGDRSPLVWSVVESIPIPDAVKRKGGEAKAEIEAWIASLEAVAACGIPIVCYNFMPVVDWTRTDLDYVTPTGATAMRFDHERFAAFDLFILERPDAAQHYSTEDRERARVVFESMTDDEVADITRIITSALPGSTTEPLTIPAFRDKLVAYSGIDAARLRRHLVEFLEAVTPAAEARGVKLTLHPDDPPRSLFGLPRIASTAEDYAALFDAVPSAANGMCYCTGSLGVRAENDLPAIARRFASRIHFAHLRATTREGDGRTFHESAHLEGDVDMVAVLRELVAEDSRRAPEDTIVFRSDHGHRMLDDLDKVVTPGYPAIGRMRGLAELRGILHALGAPPN, encoded by the coding sequence ATGCGGCAGGGTTGGAGATGGTTCGGACCGCAAGCGCCGGTGACGTTGGATGAGGTCCGCCAGACGGGCGCGACCAATATCGTCTCTTCGCTACATCAGGTGCCGATCGGCAGGGCCTGGACGGAGAAGGAAGTGCGCGAACGCCAGTCTCTGATCGAGGCGACGCCCGGCGACCGCTCGCCGCTCGTCTGGTCGGTTGTCGAGAGCATCCCGATCCCCGATGCCGTCAAGCGCAAGGGCGGGGAGGCGAAGGCCGAAATAGAGGCGTGGATCGCCAGCCTCGAAGCGGTGGCTGCCTGCGGCATTCCGATCGTCTGCTATAATTTCATGCCTGTCGTCGACTGGACCCGCACCGACCTCGATTACGTGACGCCGACAGGCGCCACCGCCATGCGTTTCGATCACGAGCGTTTCGCAGCCTTCGATCTCTTCATCCTGGAGCGGCCGGATGCGGCCCAGCACTATTCCACCGAGGACCGCGAGAGGGCGCGCGTGGTCTTCGAGTCGATGACCGACGATGAGGTCGCCGACATCACCCGCATCATCACCTCCGCTCTGCCGGGGTCGACAACTGAGCCTCTGACCATTCCGGCCTTTCGGGATAAGCTGGTTGCCTATAGCGGTATTGATGCCGCAAGGCTGCGCCGGCACCTGGTCGAATTCCTCGAGGCCGTCACGCCCGCCGCCGAAGCGCGCGGCGTCAAGCTGACGCTGCATCCCGACGATCCGCCGCGTTCGCTATTCGGCTTGCCGCGCATCGCCTCGACGGCCGAGGACTATGCCGCTCTCTTCGATGCGGTGCCGTCGGCGGCGAACGGCATGTGTTACTGCACCGGCAGCCTCGGCGTACGCGCCGAGAACGACCTGCCTGCGATCGCCCGGCGCTTCGCCTCGCGCATCCACTTCGCCCATCTGCGCGCCACGACGCGCGAGGGCGACGGCCGGACATTCCATGAAAGCGCCCACCTCGAAGGTGATGTCGACATGGTCGCCGTTCTTCGCGAGCTGGTTGCCGAAGACAGCCGCCGCGCTCCCGAAGACACCATCGTCTTCCGCTCGGACCATGGCCACCGCATGCTCGACGATCTCGACAAGGTGGTCACACCGGGCTACCCGGCCATCGGCCGCATGCGCGGCCTCGCCGAACTCCGCGGCATCCTGCATGCGCTGGGCGCGCCGCCGAACTGA
- a CDS encoding GntR family transcriptional regulator — MRQASETEVLVAPASREVGARLRRITTAGAIYERLYADIVSLRMPPGMSLQEKRIADDFGVSRTPVREALLRLSEGGLVDIYPQSGTVVSRVPVSAIPEAVVVRKALEGATVEAAALTATAADIAHLDAIIARQQAHAATGNASGFHEEDEAFHEAITQISGYPGIWATLKTVKVQIDRARRLTLPVLGRMDTVVQEHTIIRDALAAHDAAVARSAMTHHLSAVIPDVDELRARYPDYFC, encoded by the coding sequence ATGCGGCAAGCATCAGAAACCGAAGTTTTGGTCGCCCCGGCATCGCGGGAGGTCGGGGCCAGGCTGCGCCGGATCACAACGGCCGGCGCCATCTATGAGCGCCTCTATGCCGACATCGTCTCGCTGCGGATGCCGCCGGGAATGTCCTTGCAGGAAAAGCGGATCGCCGACGATTTCGGCGTCAGCCGCACGCCGGTGCGCGAAGCGCTGCTCCGGCTTTCCGAAGGCGGACTGGTCGACATCTATCCGCAGTCGGGCACCGTCGTATCGCGCGTGCCGGTTTCGGCGATTCCCGAAGCGGTCGTCGTGCGTAAGGCGCTCGAAGGCGCGACCGTCGAGGCTGCGGCTTTGACCGCCACCGCTGCCGACATCGCCCATCTCGACGCCATCATTGCCCGCCAGCAGGCACATGCCGCGACCGGCAATGCCTCGGGCTTCCATGAGGAGGACGAGGCCTTCCATGAGGCGATCACGCAGATATCGGGTTATCCCGGCATCTGGGCAACCCTGAAAACGGTCAAGGTGCAGATCGACCGGGCACGGCGGCTGACGTTGCCGGTGCTCGGGCGCATGGATACTGTCGTGCAGGAACACACGATCATTCGCGATGCACTCGCCGCCCATGATGCAGCGGTTGCACGCAGCGCGATGACCCATCATCTGAGTGCCGTCATTCCCGATGTCGATGAGTTGCGCGCGCGTTATCCCGATTATTTCTGCTGA
- a CDS encoding DUF2934 domain-containing protein produces the protein MKKPAQPKTSENTTDGSRPGVRPAADAGRRKAAPRASKEVGSQSGGSPAASREEEIRRRAYSLWEKEGKPEGKHGHHWTLAEHELDAQQGEADNPPNLAALREASRQHTDTFLVKTDLEDADQREASPGTREQD, from the coding sequence ATGAAAAAACCAGCACAACCCAAAACGAGCGAAAATACGACCGATGGCAGCCGACCGGGAGTTCGACCCGCCGCGGACGCAGGCAGACGGAAAGCGGCTCCGCGAGCCTCAAAAGAAGTCGGCAGCCAGAGCGGCGGATCGCCGGCAGCAAGCCGCGAGGAAGAGATCCGAAGAAGGGCATATTCCCTGTGGGAGAAGGAAGGGAAGCCGGAAGGCAAGCACGGGCATCACTGGACCCTGGCCGAACATGAACTCGATGCGCAGCAGGGCGAAGCCGACAACCCTCCAAACCTGGCAGCACTGCGAGAGGCCTCGCGGCAGCATACGGATACATTTCTCGTCAAGACCGATCTCGAGGACGCCGACCAACGCGAAGCCTCCCCCGGCACACGCGAGCAGGATTGA